One stretch of Chitinophagales bacterium DNA includes these proteins:
- a CDS encoding response regulator transcription factor, which translates to MITKREKEIIREVAEGLSTKEIADKLYISERTVETHRKNIIDKLGLSNFYSVITYSFRNEILN; encoded by the coding sequence ATGATAACTAAAAGAGAAAAAGAAATAATACGAGAAGTAGCTGAAGGTTTATCTACAAAAGAAATAGCAGATAAGCTATATATAAGTGAAAGAACAGTGGAAACTCATAGAAAAAATATAATAGATAAACTGGGATTAAGTAATTTTTACAGCGTAATTACTTACTCTTTTAGAAACGAAATATTAAACTAA
- a CDS encoding aldo/keto reductase → MEYRRLGNSGLQVSALSFGSWVTFGSQIDYQNSENLMKLAYENGVNFFDNAEVYASGKSEEVMGKILNKMGWNRSSYVVSSKVFWGGDGPNLKGLMRKHVVEACHAALKRLQVDYLDLFFCHRPDANTPIAETVWTMHNLIQQGKILYWGTSEWTAQQITEAHLVAEKYNLIGPTMEQPQYNLLHREKMENEFLPLFKNFGLGTTIWSPLASGVLTGKYLNGIPKGSRMEIESLSWIKERVWTEENKNKVQQLKNLADNLGVSLTNLSIAWCLKNENVSTVILGATKESQLKENLKSLEVQAVLTPEILEKIETIVNNKPILTRF, encoded by the coding sequence ATGGAATATAGAAGATTAGGTAATTCAGGATTGCAAGTAAGTGCATTATCTTTTGGAAGTTGGGTAACATTTGGTAGTCAAATAGACTATCAAAACAGCGAAAACTTAATGAAATTGGCTTACGAAAATGGTGTTAATTTTTTTGATAATGCAGAGGTATATGCCAGCGGAAAAAGTGAAGAAGTAATGGGCAAAATACTAAACAAAATGGGATGGAATAGGAGTAGCTATGTGGTTTCAAGTAAAGTTTTTTGGGGCGGAGATGGTCCTAATTTAAAAGGTTTAATGCGTAAGCATGTGGTAGAAGCTTGCCATGCGGCATTAAAAAGACTGCAAGTTGACTATTTAGATTTATTTTTCTGTCATCGTCCGGATGCAAATACGCCCATTGCCGAAACAGTGTGGACTATGCATAATTTAATTCAGCAGGGCAAAATTTTGTATTGGGGCACCAGCGAGTGGACAGCCCAGCAGATAACAGAAGCTCATTTAGTGGCTGAAAAGTATAATTTAATAGGCCCTACAATGGAGCAACCGCAGTATAATTTGCTACATAGAGAGAAAATGGAAAATGAATTTTTGCCTTTGTTTAAAAATTTTGGTTTGGGTACTACTATTTGGTCGCCTTTGGCAAGTGGCGTGCTTACAGGAAAATATTTGAATGGTATTCCTAAAGGAAGCCGTATGGAAATAGAAAGTTTAAGCTGGATAAAAGAGAGAGTTTGGACAGAGGAAAATAAAAATAAAGTTCAGCAGCTTAAAAATTTAGCTGATAATTTAGGCGTAAGCTTAACCAATCTGTCAATAGCGTGGTGTTTAAAAAATGAAAATGTAAGTACCGTTATTTTGGGAGCTACTAAGGAAAGCCAGCTTAAAGAAAATCTTAAATCTTTAGAAGTGCAGGCAGTTTTAACACCTGAAATTTTAGAAAAAATAGAAACAATAGTGAATAATAAACCAATATTAACAAGGTTTTAG
- a CDS encoding thioredoxin family protein — translation MFKFTKDYINSLQTIEDYNIFFKKIVEKEITEAPYSDDGFYAYTEANFKRINSLKTKIDLDKKLYNALQEVSNWHFVLITEPWCGDASFAQPVIEAVTVAGDLNLKIAIRDKNENLINAFLTNGGKSIPIFIALDENLNYKFHWGPRPKPLQEEVVEFLKTKPSVEEKIKMAHLWYLKDKGKTFQQELLDLIKQHK, via the coding sequence ATGTTCAAATTTACCAAAGATTATATTAATTCGCTACAAACGATAGAGGATTATAACATTTTTTTCAAAAAGATAGTTGAAAAAGAAATTACAGAAGCTCCATACAGCGATGATGGATTTTATGCTTATACCGAAGCTAATTTTAAAAGAATTAACTCCTTAAAAACTAAAATTGATTTAGATAAAAAGCTTTATAATGCTTTGCAAGAAGTAAGTAATTGGCATTTTGTGTTAATTACAGAGCCTTGGTGTGGCGATGCTTCTTTTGCTCAGCCAGTAATAGAAGCTGTAACTGTGGCAGGAGATTTAAACCTTAAAATAGCTATAAGAGATAAAAATGAAAATTTAATAAATGCTTTTTTAACTAACGGAGGAAAATCTATACCTATTTTTATTGCTTTAGATGAAAACCTAAATTATAAATTTCATTGGGGACCCAGACCAAAACCACTGCAAGAAGAAGTAGTTGAATTTTTAAAAACTAAACCTTCTGTAGAGGAAAAAATAAAAATGGCACACCTTTGGTATTTAAAAGATAAAGGTAAAACCTTTCAGCAAGAATTATTAGACCTTATAAAACAACATAAATAG
- a CDS encoding gliding motility protein GldC: MNNNIEKTSEIKIKVGLDKANIPIDLKWMATDSEHQNLNDCKVVNLSIWDPRENNSLGINLWTTDVRVEEMHSHYFRTLMNLTNSYVQATNNPFAKDMLKEFVENLAKKTSDWEENKEQNK, from the coding sequence GTGAATAACAACATAGAAAAAACTTCTGAAATAAAAATAAAAGTGGGTTTAGATAAAGCCAACATTCCCATAGATTTAAAATGGATGGCTACGGATAGTGAACACCAAAATCTTAACGACTGCAAAGTAGTAAATTTATCTATTTGGGATCCCAGAGAAAACAACTCTTTAGGCATAAACCTATGGACTACAGATGTACGTGTAGAAGAAATGCACTCTCATTATTTTAGAACATTAATGAATTTAACAAACAGCTATGTGCAAGCTACAAACAATCCTTTTGCTAAAGATATGCTTAAAGAATTTGTAGAAAACTTAGCTAAAAAAACTTCCGATTGGGAAGAAAATAAAGAACAAAATAAATAG
- a CDS encoding DUF5106 domain-containing protein, producing MKKIAILIVGILVSNILFAQKIEHKITVTAPQLANETMLLAYHYGKKQYISDTFQFDKKGKLVMEGEEPMHHGVYLAVFPKFGNRYFEFLVKGQFFDITLADTSQLNKPTFKNSPDNDLFYADMNKMADIRKQSQELEAKVKSSQGAAKEKYEAELKKLNNDFIGYREKLMETNKNLFYADLLGMMREIDLPDAPESMTEDEQNNFRFEYFRKHYWDYTNFSEEGIIRTPIFEGKLLDYFDKYTVKLQDSVIVACDYVLKKAEQNDKVFQYVLVTLLNKYANSKVMGDDAVYVHLVNNYYATDKAWWTDEETVNKMKERAGALEPILIGKISPDLNLRDTTVTNFVRLHSVESDYTIIFIWDPDCGHCKKAAPVLKKFYDKHKNDGIKVYAITTVSIEELDKWKKFIRENDLNFINVGDLYHQTKFRDLYDISSTPQIFILDSKKEIIAKRLGVEQLENFFHQYLKIKDDARYNNFEFKKVEPLEEGHNEHDGHGH from the coding sequence ATGAAAAAGATAGCAATTTTAATAGTTGGTATATTGGTTTCTAATATCCTTTTTGCACAAAAAATAGAACATAAAATAACCGTAACTGCACCGCAGCTGGCTAATGAAACTATGCTTTTAGCCTATCACTATGGCAAAAAACAATACATTTCCGATACTTTTCAATTTGACAAGAAAGGAAAATTGGTAATGGAAGGCGAAGAACCAATGCACCACGGTGTTTATTTGGCTGTTTTTCCAAAATTTGGCAATAGATATTTTGAATTTTTAGTAAAAGGTCAGTTTTTTGACATAACCTTAGCCGATACTTCGCAACTTAACAAGCCTACTTTTAAAAATTCGCCAGATAATGATTTGTTTTATGCCGATATGAATAAAATGGCTGATATAAGAAAACAAAGTCAGGAACTGGAAGCTAAGGTAAAAAGTAGCCAAGGTGCTGCAAAAGAAAAATATGAGGCAGAGCTTAAAAAATTAAATAATGATTTTATAGGCTACAGAGAAAAACTAATGGAAACTAATAAAAATCTTTTTTATGCAGATTTATTGGGAATGATGCGAGAAATAGACCTACCGGACGCACCTGAAAGTATGACAGAAGATGAACAAAATAATTTCCGCTTTGAGTATTTTAGAAAGCACTATTGGGATTACACCAATTTTAGCGAAGAAGGTATAATACGCACTCCTATTTTTGAAGGAAAATTACTTGACTATTTTGATAAATACACTGTAAAACTGCAAGATTCTGTAATAGTAGCTTGCGATTATGTGCTAAAAAAAGCAGAGCAAAACGATAAAGTTTTTCAGTATGTTTTAGTTACACTTTTAAACAAATATGCCAATAGCAAAGTTATGGGCGATGATGCTGTATATGTACATTTGGTTAACAACTACTATGCAACAGACAAAGCATGGTGGACAGACGAAGAAACCGTTAATAAAATGAAAGAACGTGCCGGAGCATTAGAACCTATTTTAATAGGCAAAATATCTCCGGACTTAAACCTAAGAGATACTACTGTTACTAATTTTGTAAGATTGCACTCAGTTGAAAGCGATTATACCATTATATTTATATGGGATCCGGATTGTGGACACTGCAAAAAAGCAGCTCCTGTTTTAAAGAAATTTTACGACAAGCATAAAAATGACGGCATAAAAGTATATGCTATAACTACTGTAAGTATAGAGGAATTAGACAAATGGAAAAAGTTTATTAGAGAAAATGATTTAAACTTTATAAACGTAGGCGATTTATATCATCAAACAAAATTTAGAGATTTATACGACATAAGTAGCACACCGCAAATTTTTATTTTAGACAGCAAAAAAGAAATTATTGCTAAAAGATTAGGTGTAGAACAATTAGAAAACTTCTTTCATCAATACTTAAAAATTAAAGATGATGCCCGATACAACAATTTTGAATTTAAAAAAGTAGAACCTTTAGAAGAAGGACATAATGAGCATGACGGACATGGGCATTAA
- a CDS encoding serpin family protein: MKNIIFLFVLASLSLLSCNKETTPDKNIPEINTKHKSLVAASNDFGVDLYKTTVQNENEDANIILSPLSVSMAFGMLINGAEGNTKTDILNTLHLGIDETESNQTCRDLLDFLPNVDTDVQCDIANSIWYRNGFNVLQEFIDDNQQYLDAEVQGLDFENPNAKDIINEWVYNNTNQKIDGIIDEVRPDHVMFLINAIYFNAAWNEEFETQHTYQSNFTTNNGNQVPVDMMHSSAIDFGYYQNNNVEVVDLPYGNTKKYHFTAILPNGNNTISQLSNQINMTDVNNWVADLETGHGLTIDMPKFELEYEKGLKQILSDMGMGIIFNPDADFSGIDGARDLAVSDVRHKTYMKVNEEGTEAAAVTSIDIVVTSLPAGVYINRPFILLIREETTGAILFIGRINNPTE; this comes from the coding sequence ATGAAAAATATAATTTTTCTATTCGTTCTTGCATCTCTATCTCTTTTATCGTGCAATAAAGAAACCACTCCCGATAAAAATATACCTGAAATAAACACCAAGCACAAAAGTTTGGTAGCAGCTTCTAATGATTTTGGCGTTGATTTATACAAAACAACTGTACAAAATGAAAATGAAGATGCCAATATTATTCTATCGCCTTTAAGTGTAAGCATGGCTTTTGGTATGCTTATAAATGGAGCAGAAGGAAACACCAAAACAGATATACTCAACACCCTGCATTTGGGTATTGATGAAACGGAAAGCAACCAAACTTGCAGAGATTTATTAGATTTTTTGCCCAATGTAGATACCGATGTGCAATGCGATATAGCAAATTCAATATGGTATAGAAACGGATTTAATGTGCTTCAAGAATTTATAGATGATAATCAGCAGTATTTAGATGCCGAAGTGCAGGGTTTAGATTTTGAAAATCCTAATGCAAAAGATATTATAAATGAATGGGTTTATAATAATACCAATCAAAAAATAGACGGCATTATAGATGAAGTACGTCCCGACCATGTAATGTTTTTAATAAACGCCATTTACTTTAATGCCGCATGGAATGAAGAATTTGAAACACAACACACTTACCAAAGTAATTTTACTACAAATAACGGTAATCAAGTTCCTGTAGATATGATGCACAGCAGTGCTATTGATTTTGGATATTACCAAAACAATAATGTGGAAGTAGTTGATTTACCCTACGGTAATACTAAAAAATATCATTTTACGGCTATTTTGCCTAATGGAAATAATACCATTAGTCAGTTAAGCAACCAAATAAATATGACTGATGTAAATAATTGGGTTGCAGACTTAGAAACAGGACATGGATTAACTATTGATATGCCCAAATTTGAATTAGAATATGAAAAAGGACTTAAACAAATACTAAGCGACATGGGTATGGGTATTATTTTTAACCCTGATGCCGATTTTAGCGGAATTGACGGAGCAAGAGATTTGGCAGTATCGGATGTTAGACACAAAACTTATATGAAAGTTAATGAAGAAGGTACGGAAGCTGCTGCTGTAACTTCTATAGATATAGTGGTTACTTCCCTTCCGGCAGGAGTTTATA